One Prionailurus bengalensis isolate Pbe53 chromosome D3, Fcat_Pben_1.1_paternal_pri, whole genome shotgun sequence genomic region harbors:
- the PHETA1 gene encoding sesquipedalian-1, translating into MKLNERSLAFYATCDAPVDNAGFLYKKGGRHAAYHRRWFVLRGNMLFYFEDAASREPVGVIILEGCTVELVEAAEEFAFAVRFAGARARTYVLAAESQAAMEGWVKALSRASFDYLRLVVRELEQQLAAVRAGGCPLPPRRPRALPPKENGCAVWSAEPPAGARPGPVPPPLPPRRRASAPNGPLHAASFARLHEWYGQEVRALRSQWLRSRAQP; encoded by the coding sequence ATGAAGCTGAACGAGCGCAGCCTGGCCTTCTACGCCACCTGCGACGCCCCGGTGGACAACGCGGGCTTCCTGTACAAGAAGGGCGGCCGGCACGCGGCCTACCACCGCCGCTGGTTCGTGCTGCGCGGCAACATGCTCTTCTACTTCGAGGACGCGGCCAGCCGCGAGCCCGTGGGCGTCATCATCCTGGAGGGCTGCACGGTGGAGCTGGTGGAGGCCGCCGAGGAGTTCGCCTTCGCCGTGCGCTTCGCGGGCGCCCGGGCCCGCACCTACGTGCTGGCCGCCGAGAGCCAGGCCGCCATGGAGGGCTGGGTGAAGGCGCTGTCGCGGGCCAGCTTCGACTACCTGCGGCTCGTGGTGCGCGAGCTGGAGCAGCAGCTGGCGGCCGTGCGGGCGGGGGGCTGCCCGCTGCCCCCGCGCCGGCCCCGCGCGCTCCCGCCCAAGGAGAACGGCTGTGCCGTGTGGAGCGCCGAGCCCCCCGCCGGCGCGCGGCCTGGCCCcgtgcccccgcccctgcccccccggCGGCGGGCCTCGGCGCCCAACGGGCCCCTCCACGCGGCCTCCTTTGCCCGGCTACACGAGTGGTATGGGCAGGAGGTGAGGGCGCTGAGGAGCCAGTGGCTCAGGAGCCGGGCCCAGCCCTGA